GGGCACCATTGAAATCATCTGGACAAGGATGGTGCTGCTGATGACGCCCGCAAAATGCATAAAGCAGCCGGCTGCCAGAAGCAGGCCTCCGTGAAGCAGGGCGGGTTCGGGTCGAATCTGGCGGAGCTCGTGTCTTTTAAGCCAGACCAGGTAAAGGCTCACCCCGAGGATAAGCGGCCCGTGCGAGCCGTCAGGCGTGCTCCAGTCTTTTACCATGTGCGCAATGGCCGAATGGTACAAAAGCGCAAATGCGGCCGCAAATGCAGCGAAAAAAACAGCATGCCGCAAATATACGGGAAAGTATAGGGAAATTCGACTGGCCGTCATGATCTCCGATTCTTTAAAACAAGGCTGGGCGCACTCCGTCCCTTTCGGGGGCAGCGCAGCTTTTTGCCGCCGGTCCCTACAGGGTTTTAACTAGTGCCTGAACGAAAACCGTCTTTTGCGCCAATCTCTGCGTCCGGCTCAAATTTTAATCCTCAAAATACGTCGAGTATTCCTGCGGTTAAAATTTTCACCGTCCTTGACCTTGACGAAAAATCCTGGTTTTCGTTCGGGCACTAACTATTCAGATCAGGCCGAAAATGCCGCTTGCGGCAAAGTCGTTTATGGATTTCCCCTGCTGTTTTTGGAAGGCAGGGGAATGAAATCAAAATCAGAAAGCAGGCGCTCAAAGCGCTCCCTGGTTTTGCCCAGGTTGTTGTAATGCCGGAAACGGGACAGCAGCCGGGCGTTTTTAAACCTGGGTTGGCCCGGGTCAAGCTCCCACGGATGAATATAGAAAACAAACGGCTGGTTTTCCTGCCGGTTGATTCTTTTAAGCGCGGTTTTTGTAAACCAGTAGGGAAACAGCCGGAAATATCCGCCCCCTGAAACCGGAATCCGGCGGCCGAAAATCACCGCAGTGGAAAGGGGGAATTCCTCTATGCCCTTTTGGGGCAGTTCGTATCTGAAGCGTGGGGCATCCGGGATTCCGTACATGTCGTGGACGATAGGGAAAATGCTTGAATCCGCTGTAAAGCCTTCTTCTTTCAAAATGTCTATGGCCCACATGGATTTGGCGGTAATGGAATAACTGGGGGCCCTGTAGGCCGTGATGTTTCTGCCGGAAAGATTTTCCAGCACCTGCCTGGCCCTGCGGGTATCCGCCCTGAAAGCTTCCGGGGCCATCTCGTATACTTTGCGGTGCCAGTAGCTGTGGCACCCTATTTCATGGCCGTGTGCGGCAATGGCCCGGACAATGCCGGGGTGCTTTTCCGCGGTCCAACCCACGATAAAGAAGGTGGCCTTAACGCCGTGTTTGTCCAGGGTCTGCAGAAGCCTTTCCACCGGAGCGGATACGCGCTGCTCCATGGAGTCCCAGTTATCCGGGGAAACAATGTCTGCAAAGGCCGCCACCTGGAAATAGTCTTCAACATCTATGGTAAGGAAATTTTTCATATGACCGTTTCAGGTTAAAGCAACAGTCGTGCCGTTAATGAAGACTTCCGCAGGCCTACATAAGGTATAGATTGACCCGGACAGGTGACATATAACATGTTTATGGGATTTATGCACTCGGTTTTATGGAAAAAAAATCGTTCTGCAGCTTCCTGCAGAACGATTTTTTTGAATTACAATATAACTTGATAACTTGTATATTAGCTTTTGTTGAATTTCCTGCGCCTGGCAAAACCGGCAAGGCCTGCAAGGCCGGCACCAAAAAGAAGCAGGGTAGCGGGTTCGGGCACCCGGGTAAACCCATCAAGCCCAAAACCGTCATTGGTATGGTCATTGGTTGACCATGTTATGGTTGAAATGTTGTCAAGCCCGGCGTCAATCCCAACAAACCACAGAGATGCATTATCCTGGCCCGGACCAATGGTTTTAGTAACACCATCAGCAGATGTGGAGGTAAATGCCCCGACATCGCCAGGATCAGTCATGTAGAAATACAGGGCCCTATAACCACTATCCAAGGCGAGCTTGATTTCTGTGATATCTGCTGAATCAAGATACCCTTCACCACCCGATTCGGGTGTGGTGTTGAAACGGCCGTCTGCGTCATAATTACGGATTTCGAAAAACGGCTCGTTAGAATTTTCCACTTTCACATTGTATGATGTGTTTCCGGTTCCGGGCAGGGTGTTTTCCGTGATGCTAAAAGTACCGATATTGGTACCAAGGCTTTGGTACCAGCCAGGGGTTGCACCCTCAAAGTCTTCTACGACTTTGGAGCTGCCATAATTGCTTAACCAATCAGTGATAGCAGTGTCATCAACACCCACCTGATAGGCGTCAATACTCAATGCCAGCGCACTTTGCGGCAGAGCTAAGAAGAGCAGCAACGAGAAAGATAAAATAATTTTACTGACTTTGATCTGTTTCATAATTCTTCTCCTTTATTTGTCGTTTAATGTCAGGCAAGCACAAGTATCAGTTTTATACCTTTGAAGCAGCCAGCTTCTCCTGACTTTTTTGGATACAGATATTGCAAGGCTTGTGCCATATAGACGGAATTTGTTCATCCCTCACAAATACGGCTTTTAAGAGCCGCTTCCCGGGTGCAGCAGAAGTCGCTAACCGGAATTTTCAGGGATTGTTCCGGGAACCCGGAACAACAAAGTGGCCCGGAAGACCCGCAGATGCACAGAAAGGGCAGAAAAAAACAATTCCGGAAATCCGGAATGAATTATCCGGAATTCCGGAAGAATTTGCAGAAAAAAACAGAAGGGAGGGATTACTTTTCCAGCTCCAGGGCAAGGGCTGCCCCGCTGAAATGGTCCTTAAAGGTCAGTCCGGCCTCAAATCGGCGGGAGTTGTTCGGGTAGGGCCTGTGCCAGCTCAGCTCGGCCACGCCCTGCAGGCCGGGAATGAGAAAATCCTCGCCAAAATCGAAAAGAACAAAGCTGTCCCGGGGGATTGCTTTTTCGGTAATAATGCGCATGCCGCCCCGGCTGTAATCCACGGTGGTGGCTTTTTCCTCAAACGCTCCTGTAACAATGCCAAGATCATCGCAGCTTCGAAGCCGAACTTGCCGGCGGCCGGCAATGCGGGCAAAGCGGCGCCGGCCGGCACCATCGCCAGAGGATGGGTCTGATTCGTTTTCCTGGAAAAAGCAATAGTTTTCATATGTGGTGCATTTTTTGTAGTGCGGGGTCAGGCAGAAAGTCAGCACGTGAGCCCTGGGCGGCAGGTAGATCCCATCCGTATGCAGCCCGCAGGCCTGCATATTGTGCAGGAAATGAGGACAGCCTGCGTGCGGACCGTTTTCGGATGTGTCATCCATTATATTTTCCAATCTCATAAAGGCTCAGATAAGCAGGAGCAAAATTTTAATATTGTTTCCTGCAAATAACAGGCCATTAATCCTTTAGAAGCTGTTTGGGTGTCAGGTTGTAGAGCTTTAATTTATCGTATAGCGTGGTTTTGGAAACACCGAGCTGCCGGGCCACTTCGTCCATTTTCCCGTCGTGCTCCTTAACAGCGCCTGCAATGACTTCAGCCTCAAAGAGCCTGACGCTTTCCTTTAGCGATCTGCTGGTGAAAGGGGTTGACTCCGGAGTACTGCTGCTGCCGCCCGCCTTGCCCGGGCTGCCGTTTAAACCGATGCCCAGGTGCCCGGGGGTGATCATGCCGTTTTTGGACATGAGCACGGCGCGCTGGATGACGTTTTCCAGTTCGCGCACGTTGCCGGGCCAGTCATAGGCAAGAAGCGTCTCAACCACACTGTTTGGCAGGTAGGTGACCTCCTTTTTAAAGCGTTCCCGGTATTTTACCAAAAAGTTGGTGGCCAGCAGTACGATATCCTCCTTGCGCTCCCGCAAAGGGACCTGGCGGAGGTTGATCACGTTTAAACGGTAATAGAGATCTTCCCTGAATCGGCCGGCTTTAACCTCTGCTGCAAGATCGGAGTTGGTGGCGGCAATCACCCGGACCTCCACGGAAATGCTGTGGTTTGATCCCACGCGGATTACTTCGCCGTCCTGAAGCACCCGCAAAAGGGCCGTCTGCATCCTGGGGCTGATGGCGCCGATTTCATCCAGAAATATCGTGCCGCCGTCTGCCTCCTCGAACTTGCCCTTGCGGGCGGCATTCGCCCCGGTAAACGCGCCCTTTTCATAACCGAAAAGGTCGCTTTCCAGAAGGGTCTCTGTGACAGCGGCGCAATTAAACTTCAGATAGGGCTTATCAGCCCTGTCAGAGTGCTTGTACAGCAGGTCGGCCACCAGTTCCTTGCCGGTTCCGGACTCGCCTGTTATCAGAATCGTGGCACTGGATGCCGCCACCTGGTAGATCATCTCCCTTAGCTCGCGTATGGGCTTGCTGTCCCCAAGCATTTGACTGTCAGAGGAGGTGAGTCTTTCGGTTTCTTTTTTCAGGTGATTGAGTTCGTGGGACAGTTGCTCGCGTTCTTTTTCACTTTCACGCAGGATGGCGATTTTTTCTTTCAGGACCTGCTCGATATTTTTGCTGTATTTTTCCAGTTCCAGCTTTTGCTTTTTCTTCTGGGTGATATCGCGCAGGATGAGCAGAAAGAGCCGGTCCTGGCGGTAGCCTTGAAACGGGATATGGACATATTCCACGTAAAAATCATCATTTAGCTTTCTTTCAGAGACCTGACCGTGATTTTTTTCAGTGTCCCTGCAGCCAAGCGGGCATAAATCCAGATCGCAGGGGGTGCCAGAACCGCTTATCACCTGATGGCAGCTGCTGCCGTCTTTTTTGCCAAACCTTTTAATCGCAGCATGATTCATATGCTCTATTATAAAATCATCCTTTATAATAAAAAGCATATCCGGCAACAGGTCAAATAAGGCCCGGTTGTTATGCGCCAGCCGCAATACTTCCTTTTGCGGATCTGAAAGGGCCTTCTGCATGATAACACTCCGTTATTTCAAAAATGATGGACCATCCGCGGCTACCTGGCCCCTTTTTGGAAAAGCACCACTTTAACGGTCTGAAAAATGGTGGCCAGGTCCATACCGATGGAAAGATTCTTTATGTAATAAAGGTCATATTCGAGCTTGCGAAGCGCATCCTCTGCGGATGCGCCGTAGGGATAACAAATCTGGGCCCAGCCGGTGATTCCGGGCTTTACCACCTGCCGGATGGTATAAAACGGTATCTTTTCGGCAAGCTCAGAGACAAAAACCGGCCGCTCAGGGCGCGGTCCCACAAAGCTCATGTCCCCGCGGATGACGTTTATCAGCTGGGGAAGCTCATCTATCCGGGTTTTGCGGATAAACCCGCCCACCCGGGTGACCCTGCTGTCGCCGGCAGAAGCCCAGACCGGCCCGTCTTTTTCCGCATCATTGTACATGGACCGGAACTTGACAATGTTAAACACCCGGCCGTTTTGCCCCACCCTTTCCTGTCGGTAAAAAGCGCCTCCGGGCGATTCAAATTTTACAGCAAGTGCTGTCAAAAGAAAAACCGGGGAAGATACAACCAGCAGACCGGCTGCTGCAAAGATATCCATTAACCGCTTTAGTGTCCGCGTCAGGCGGCCTACATAAAAGCCTTCTGAAAACAGCAGCCAGGATGGATTGACTCTTTCAACCATGATTTTTCCGGTGAGTTTTTCGTAAAACCCCATTGCATCAAGGATCTCAATGCCCATGAATTTATACTGAATCAGATCGCCCATGGGCATGGTGCCACGCCTTTCATCCAGGGCCAGCACGATTTTTTCAACATCCCTGTTTGCGCAAAGCGGATAAAGTTCTTTGACCTCCTGGTAAACCGGCTGACCCCCGCTGGCGACCGGGGATTGCGGGTTTCCCACGAAAGCCACGATCCTGTGACCCGAGTCCTTTTTTCCCTCTATGGCCGAAGCCACCTGGCTGGCAAACCGGCCGGTTCCCACCAGGGCCACCGGCTGATCGAATATCCTGTGCTCCAGCAGCCTGAAATAAGTAAACCGCCAGATCAGAATCACCAGGCCCACTGCAAACAGCCCGGTCCAGAAGACCCGGGTGGAAATAATAAGCGCCGGGAACAGGTAATAAATAAACGCCAGCACGATGCATCCGAGTCCGAAGGTTTGGAGCACCTTGAGCATATGGTCCGGGAACCTGGGGATAATCGTGTGGTCATAAAGGTCAAAGAAATAAAAACAGAGCTGGAACACAAAGGTGACCACAAGCGCCCGGAAAACATACACCCCGATAAATTCCCGGTACTCGGCCGCACCGGCCCAGGACAGAAAGACTGCGTTTATGATTAGAAAAATAAGCGCTCCCTCGCTTAAAACAAACAAAATATTGCGCCAGGGATAATATTTTTGAAGAATGTAGGGCATAGCTATATACTGGAAACTATATACTGGAAACTAGAAATAAGGAAAACATCCTTTTTATAGTTCCATAAGTTCTTGCCATTTTCGCCATTTAGGGATATCAGCGTTTTTGTTGTTAACCTAATAACCCTTGTACGAGTACCTGTGATAGCCGTATCCGTGTCCCATCCTCCGGTCGAGGAAGTCTTCCATGGTGTTTTCCGGAAAGGCGTTAAACACGACGCCGTAGATCTTTTCCCTGCCAAGGGCTTCCACGAATTTTTTTATGTCCTCTTTTTTTGAAGCCCCGTAGCGGACCACCAGAATTACACCGTCAATGCGCTTTGCCAGCACACTTGTTTCCGATGCGATCACATCAGGCGGGCTGTCAAACAGGACAATGCGGTCCGGGTAGCGCTCTGCCATCTCGTCTATGAGTGCTGCCATCCGGGTGGATGAGAGCATTTCCGCGGGATTTTTCGGGGGCTGGCCGCTGGCCAGCAGGGAAAGCTTGGGCTGTCCGGTTTTTCTGATAAGCAGGGAAAGATCCGCCTGTTCCCGGAGATGGTCTGCAAGGCCGGTTTCGTTTGAAAGCCCGAAGAGCCCTGCCAGGGTGGGGTTCCTGAAATCGCAGTCCACCATCATGGCGTGATGTTCCATTCCCCGGGCCAGGGCCACGCCCAGGTTTGCGCAGACAAAACCCTTTCCCTCGTGGGGAACCGTGCTTGTCACCAAAAGCGTTTTGGGGGGGCTGCCGGATGCGGGATACACGATCGATGACCTGAGACGCCGGAAACTTTCAAAATATTCCGATTTCGGGTCTGCGGAAAGCTGCAGCCGCCTGTCCCAGCGCTCCCTGACAAAATCCGCGGCCGGTTCCGGGGCCGGCGATGTCTGCTCCCGCCCGGATGTATTTTCTTCTGCCGGCTGCCCCGGCTCAGGCCCGGAAGTGATGCGGCTCATTTTGGGGCCTGGCTGATCAGCGGATTTTTCCAGCGCTTTTGAAAATTTTCCCATGTTATTTGTCCTGATGCTGATTGTTCATGTAAATGCTCTTACTGTTTCGGATTTCGGTATTGGGATTTATATAATGATATCTCCCTGCAGCCAGAAATACAGCGCTGCTGCAGAAAGGGCGACAAGCCAGGCTGCCAGTCCAAAATACCATGCAGCGTTTTTGATCCTGTTGCGCTTTTGTTCCTTTCTTGTGACAATCAGGGGAAGGGCACATACCACCGGCACACCCAATTCTGCCTCGATTTCATTTGCCCTTTTAAAGGAGGTGTCCATGAGATCTACTCCCAGAACCAATCCTGCGCCTGCAGCAAGCCCCATGGCAAGGCAGACCAGCAGGATTTTTGAAAAAGTCCCCTTCATGGGGGTTCTGGGCGTATAGGCCGAATCCACGATTTTAAACTGGCTTCCCTTCTGACGTGCCTCCAGGCTCTGGGAGGCGTCTGCAGAAAGGCTCTGGGCAAGAAGCTTGTCATGATATTCCTTTAACTTGCCATAATCCCGGGTCAGGGCCGACCATTCGGCTTCCCTTTTCGGGGCCGCCTCGATCCATTGCTCGTATTTCGCAATTTTCTTCCTGATCTCTTCGGCTTCCCTGCGCTTGTCCTTCAGGCTGGCATCGATTTTTTTTAACTGAGCGGCAAGCTGTCCGGCCCTGCTGTCCGGAATACCGGAGCCGGCCTCTTGATCCTGGCCGCCTGCAGCCATTTCCCCCTGTTCTGATTCAAGCTGTTCTATCCGCTTTTTCAGACGCTTTACCGCAGGGTGGTCGTCTTTGTAGCGGGTCAAAAGCTGCTGAAGCCTGTTTCGCGCTGCGGCAAGGCTGTTTTGTTCCTCCCCGGCGCCTTCGGCTTCAAAATCTCCGGAGTTGCCGGATTTTTTCTGGATTTTCCGGCGGAGATCAAGCTGCTCGGCCACCAGAAATCGGGTATTTTCCAGTTCATTAATATTGCCCTGAACCGCCTGGTACTGCTCCTGCAGCGCGTTTAAACGGCTCATGTTGGCGCTGCGCTGCTCGGGCATCTCGTTGTAATGTTTCTGTTTATAATCCCGCATCTGGGCTTCCTGCCTGTTTAACTTCTCCTTGGCCATCTCCAGCTCATCCTGGATATAGCTGGCGGTTTCACTGGCTCTTTCCTCCCTTAACTGCAGGTTTTCTTCTATAAACCGGGCCGCCAGCGAATTGGTAACCCGCACCACCCTGCGGGGGTCAGGCCCCTTGAAAGAAACGGTAAAAACACTGCCCCTGTCTTTTTCCAGCCTTACGACAATGTCTTTTTCCCGCATTTGCTCAATCACGTCTTCAATGGGAACTTCCTGCCGCATCCCCGAATACAGGTCATTTTCTTTGATGATTTTTTCCAGGCTGTTTCGGCTCAACACCTGCTGGCTTATGGTCTTTACCATCTCATCGAATTGTCTTTTATCGTCTCCCATAGACCTGGATACGTTGATCCGCTGCTGCTGGTACATGATAGAGGCTCTGGATTGGTAAATTTCCGGCTGGGAGATATAATAAAACAGTCCCGCGGAGACCGCCAGCAGAACGCAGGCGGAAATAAACTTGTGGCGGCTGAAGATCAGGTTGAGGTATCTCTTGAAAATTTCCTGCTGGGGCTGTTCTTTTTCCATTTAGAAAATGTTCCTGTTTTGAAAATCGATGGTGTTTTGATTCAACTTACTGCCACCGGAATAAATCCTTTTCCGCGGAAATTCCGATGCTGCCGCGGTGGTCCACATAATTGTCTCTTTCAATATCCGAATTGTTATCAACAAAGCTATATTTCCCGTAGAGCCTGTACCAGCGGGAAAATGCCCATGACAGGCCGGCTGAAGCCACAAATCTTTGCTCATCTGCGCTTGGCTCGCGCTCCAGGTATGTGTCATCCCGGTAGCGGATATCAACGTTGATCGTAAGGTCCCGGAGCAGGGTCCGGTCCATACCGGTGGCTGCGGTCCAGTAGCGGGAAAGGCCCAGATTGTCGACTCCTGTGTACTCCCTGGCATCCAGCCCGCTTTCGGCGCTGAAATACCAGGAGGTTCTCCGCCAGCTTTTTTCCATTTCCCCCCTGAGATACAGCGCATCTTCATCTGAAAAAAACTCCCGCTCCACCCTGGACGCCCCGGCATTCACACTCAGGTTGAGGCTGGGGGAATACTGGGTGTCTATGCCCATCGAAGCGGTATAGACCTCGTAGTCATTGGGCTCTTCATCATAGTCGCTGTGCGTATACCCGAGATGACCGAAAATCCGGGTTTTCCGGGTTAGCCTGTAATACAGATAAAAGTCCCCGGAATTTGTGGTCAGGTCTTCGGACAGGGCGGATTCATCGGGCTCGTCAAAATCGCCCCTGGAAAAGTTGTAATTGAGTCCCGCCTCCCACTGGTGATTGATCCGGTGGTTAACAGAGGCATACGGAGAATGCCGGACATAATCGGAATACTGATCGTCGCTGTTTTCCAGCACCCGGTTGCGATAGCCGATTTTCAGCACCCTTTCCCTGCCGTAGGTGTAGGCAGCAGCTGCGGAAAAGCTGTTGCTCCAGTAGGTCCGCCGCCCACGCCGGTCTGATATCTCAATCTCGCTCTCTGTGGTTTCGTCTGTTTCGTAAGGATCCTGGGTTCTGACAAAATTGTCACTGAAGTTCAGTGTCAAACTCTTTGATGCCTGGACATCATATCGCGCAGAAGCATAGTGATCTGTCCGCACGTCATCTGTTAAATAGCTGTAAACAAAGCCTGGGGAATATCCGAGGGAAAAATTCGAGCGCCGGCTTTTCAGGGTATAATCAAGGCTCGGGGACAAAGTGGTGGTTGATTCATCCACCTCATTATCCGGTTCCCGGTTGATATTGGAATCATATCCGTGCTCCAGGGAAATCCCGCCGCGAAGAGTGCTTTCAGCAAGGGCTGCAGATGCGTACAGCAATAAAAAGACAAAAACCAGGGGCAGCGTCCTGCCCTGTTTTCCCAGGGAAATCATCTCAATTATTTCCTTTTGTTTTAGGGGATTACAATTGTGTCCCCGGGCTGGATAACCGCATTCCGCCCTTCGGCCTCATCCTTTAAGAACTTGTCATAATTGAAATAAGAAACGCTTTCCTCTTCTTCGCCCGGACCGCTTACAATCATGATCCGGTCTTTTTTGGCCCACTCGCCAAAACCCCCGGCCCTGGCGATGGCCTGGATCACCGTGACCGGACGGGTGATGGAATACTCTCCGGGACTGGCTACCTGGCCGAGCACGTAGTAGACTTTGCTCCTGCTTTCTGCAAGAATCACGGTAACTTCCGGATCTTCCAAAAAGCGCCCCAGTTTTGCCGTTATTCTTTCGGCAAGCTCTGCAGGCGTTGCCCCCGCGGCCTCGACCTCTCCTGCAAGGGGCAGGGAAATATTGCCGTCGATTCTGACAAATACACCCCTGGAAAGCTCCGATTCACTGTACACCATGACGTCGAGAACATCTCCGGCGCCAATGATATACTGCCCCGATGATGCCCCCGCCTCCGCGTTTTGTTGGGCTCCAGCCTGCGGGGTGCTGATCAGGCACAGCGCCAGAAACAGAAAAATCATACTTTTCAGGCGTCCTGATAAAACCATGGGCCATCCTCCCTTTCCCTGATGTAGAAAAGATTGAAAATTCGTTTGACCAACTTTAACTGCTGTATGCACTCAATGCAATTACCGCTCCGGGCCGATGCCGGAACAAAAAAATCTTTTTGATTCTGTTTGCTCCTGACTGGGGATGGAATTAAGGTTGATTTTAAGAAAACGAAAATCAAGAAACCTGGCATTATTTCTGCAGAATATATTATAAAAGAAAACCTTCATTAAAGTAAATTAAAAACTTGCATGCACTGAACCCTGTAAACAAAGGCTGACATTGTTATGAAATTTTATCAAAAGAGCTCCTGTTTTGCAACATTGTGTCTTTTCATTGTGATCATCGTGTCCGGCTGCAGTTCTCCTGAGGGAAAAAAGATCGAACATTATAATAAGGGCATGAAGTATTCCGAGGAAGAAAACTACAATTCAGCCGTAATCGAATTTCGCAATGCCGTCAAAATTGATCCCAGGTTTGCAGATGCCCGCTATCAGCTGGGGCTTGCGTATTTGGAGACAGGCCAGCCGGCAAGGGCTTTTCGGGAGCTGCAAAGGGCGGCAAGCCTGGATCCTGAAAACACGGACGCCCTGATGAAAACCGCGGAAATGTATCTTATGTCCCGGCATCCGGACGAGGCCAGGCAAACGGTGAAACAGGTCCTTGAAACCGAAAAAGACCATCCCGGCGCTCTGGCCTTAATGGCCCAGCTCGAACTTGTGGACAACAACCTTGATGCGGCCGAAAGCCTGATTGCAAAGGCGCTTGAAAAGAAACCCGAAGAAAGCCGGTATCACATTATCAAAGCCAGGGTAATGGGCCGGCAGGAGCGCATGGAAGAAGCCGGCCAGGCCCTGGAAAAAGCCGTTGAACTCGATCCTGACATCACTGCCCTGACAGAGCTCGCATCTTTCTACAGAAGCCGGGGTCTGCAGGACAAGGCTGAAGAAACCATAAAAAAACTGGCTGGATTGGATCCGGACAGTTCTGAACCCTACCTGGAACTGGCAAAATTCTACCTGTCTCTGGGAGAAATGGAAAAGGCAGAGGAAAATTTTCTGGCGGCTGTTGAAAAAAATCCTGATTCGCCGCACGTCCATACCCTGCTGGGCAATTTCTACCGCGGTATCCGGGAGCTTGAAAAAGCAGAGAAGGCATATGTCCAGGCGGTTGAAAAATCAGAACAGGCAGACGATGCAATGGCAAAACTGGCCGACTTCTACTATGAGACGGGCAGAATGGAGCAGGCATCTGAAATGGCCGGCAAAGCGCTTTCGATCAATAAGGGCCACCCTCTTGCCAGCCTGGTCCAGGCCAGGCTTCTCATCCGGGAGGGTAGAAACCCGGATGCCCTCCGGATAGCCGAACGCCTCACCGAAGATTACCCCAAAATGGGGATGGCCCATTACGTAAAGGCCAGGGCCCGTCTGAATCTGGGGGATACAAAGCTTTCGTTCAGCTCCGCGGAAGAGGCGCTCAAGTTATCCCCGAATCGTTCAGAGGCCTGGGCGCTCATGGCTCAGCACATGCTGATGAAAAGGGACGAAGAAGAAGCAAAAGAGCATGCAGGCAGGGCGCTTAAGCTCGATCCCGGAAATATCCGCGCTGCTGTTATTTTGGGCAAATCCTTTTTGGCCGCCGGCGAGACCGACAATGCCGCAGCCCTTTTTGAGGAAATCAACCGGCAGATTCCTGAAAACCCCGAGATCCTGTATAATCTGGCAAATGTTTATATGGCGCAGGAAAATGCGGACCAGGCCATTGAAACCCTGGAAAAACTTCTTTCAGTACGGCCGGGATTTAACCCGGCGCTGGGCATGCTTGCCGGTATTTATCTCCGGCAGGGCAGGGCCGATCTTGCGGTTTCCAGGGCTGAAAAGCAGGTGGAGATTGCCCCGGAGAGCGTGGAAAATCTCATGCTGCTGGCACGGCTTTACGACAGGGTTGAAAATGCTCCTGACAGGGCACTGGAACTGCTGGAGCGGGCCAGGGAGGCGGACCCTGAAAATCCGGGGATTTACGCGGCCTCAGCGCAAATACTGGCCCGTACCGGCCGGATCGATGAAGCCATAAAATCTTACAGGGAGGCAACTGAAAAAGATCCGGGTTTTGTTGCCGGCCATATGGCCCTGGGCACCCTGCTGGAGCAGACAGGCGATATTGAAGGCGCCAAGGCTGCTTACAAAAATGCTCTTGAAGAAAAACCGGATTTTGCCGCTGCAGCCAACAACCTGGCATGGCTTATGGCAAACGAATCAGAGCCGGATCTGGGCGAGGCCATGCGCCTGGCCATGAGTGCCAAGGAAGCCTTTCCGGATGATCCGTTTATTGCAGACACACTCGGGTGGGTGCATTACAAGAGGGGGTCTTACGGACTGGCCCTGACCCAGTTCAGCACTGCAGTTGAAAAAAGGCCTGACCTTCCGATCCTGCGATATCACCTGGCCCTTGCACTCTACAAAGACGGGCAGAAACAAGCTGCGGAAAAGGCGCTTTCAGAGTGCCTGGCATCTGAGCAGCAATTCCCTGAACGCGAAAAAGCCAGAGAGCTTCTCCAAAAGATCCGGGGAGAAACCGGATAAGCGGTGCTGAAAGCCAAAGGGGCGAACACTGTGTGTCCGCCCCTTTGGTGTTTTTTGTGTCCCGGCAGTTGATATCCAGGGTCACATGGCCTTGTCCATTATTATGGGGAAAGACTAAAGCTCATGTAGCCCACCGCTTCAGTTATATGCTTCACTTCACTGTCTTTGGACTGTTCCTCGTCAATTAACACTTCTACTCCGCCTGCGTTTTTGTTTTGCCATCTGACGTTGGCGGTATCCCTGCCGTCTT
The Desulfosalsimonas propionicica DNA segment above includes these coding regions:
- a CDS encoding Wzz/FepE/Etk N-terminal domain-containing protein, translating into MEKEQPQQEIFKRYLNLIFSRHKFISACVLLAVSAGLFYYISQPEIYQSRASIMYQQQRINVSRSMGDDKRQFDEMVKTISQQVLSRNSLEKIIKENDLYSGMRQEVPIEDVIEQMREKDIVVRLEKDRGSVFTVSFKGPDPRRVVRVTNSLAARFIEENLQLREERASETASYIQDELEMAKEKLNRQEAQMRDYKQKHYNEMPEQRSANMSRLNALQEQYQAVQGNINELENTRFLVAEQLDLRRKIQKKSGNSGDFEAEGAGEEQNSLAAARNRLQQLLTRYKDDHPAVKRLKKRIEQLESEQGEMAAGGQDQEAGSGIPDSRAGQLAAQLKKIDASLKDKRREAEEIRKKIAKYEQWIEAAPKREAEWSALTRDYGKLKEYHDKLLAQSLSADASQSLEARQKGSQFKIVDSAYTPRTPMKGTFSKILLVCLAMGLAAGAGLVLGVDLMDTSFKRANEIEAELGVPVVCALPLIVTRKEQKRNRIKNAAWYFGLAAWLVALSAAALYFWLQGDIII
- a CDS encoding outer membrane beta-barrel protein, producing the protein MISLGKQGRTLPLVFVFLLLYASAALAESTLRGGISLEHGYDSNINREPDNEVDESTTTLSPSLDYTLKSRRSNFSLGYSPGFVYSYLTDDVRTDHYASARYDVQASKSLTLNFSDNFVRTQDPYETDETTESEIEISDRRGRRTYWSNSFSAAAAYTYGRERVLKIGYRNRVLENSDDQYSDYVRHSPYASVNHRINHQWEAGLNYNFSRGDFDEPDESALSEDLTTNSGDFYLYYRLTRKTRIFGHLGYTHSDYDEEPNDYEVYTASMGIDTQYSPSLNLSVNAGASRVEREFFSDEDALYLRGEMEKSWRRTSWYFSAESGLDAREYTGVDNLGLSRYWTAATGMDRTLLRDLTINVDIRYRDDTYLEREPSADEQRFVASAGLSWAFSRWYRLYGKYSFVDNNSDIERDNYVDHRGSIGISAEKDLFRWQ
- a CDS encoding polysaccharide biosynthesis/export family protein, whose protein sequence is MVLSGRLKSMIFLFLALCLISTPQAGAQQNAEAGASSGQYIIGAGDVLDVMVYSESELSRGVFVRIDGNISLPLAGEVEAAGATPAELAERITAKLGRFLEDPEVTVILAESRSKVYYVLGQVASPGEYSITRPVTVIQAIARAGGFGEWAKKDRIMIVSGPGEEEESVSYFNYDKFLKDEAEGRNAVIQPGDTIVIP
- a CDS encoding tetratricopeptide repeat protein, which produces MKFYQKSSCFATLCLFIVIIVSGCSSPEGKKIEHYNKGMKYSEEENYNSAVIEFRNAVKIDPRFADARYQLGLAYLETGQPARAFRELQRAASLDPENTDALMKTAEMYLMSRHPDEARQTVKQVLETEKDHPGALALMAQLELVDNNLDAAESLIAKALEKKPEESRYHIIKARVMGRQERMEEAGQALEKAVELDPDITALTELASFYRSRGLQDKAEETIKKLAGLDPDSSEPYLELAKFYLSLGEMEKAEENFLAAVEKNPDSPHVHTLLGNFYRGIRELEKAEKAYVQAVEKSEQADDAMAKLADFYYETGRMEQASEMAGKALSINKGHPLASLVQARLLIREGRNPDALRIAERLTEDYPKMGMAHYVKARARLNLGDTKLSFSSAEEALKLSPNRSEAWALMAQHMLMKRDEEEAKEHAGRALKLDPGNIRAAVILGKSFLAAGETDNAAALFEEINRQIPENPEILYNLANVYMAQENADQAIETLEKLLSVRPGFNPALGMLAGIYLRQGRADLAVSRAEKQVEIAPESVENLMLLARLYDRVENAPDRALELLERAREADPENPGIYAASAQILARTGRIDEAIKSYREATEKDPGFVAGHMALGTLLEQTGDIEGAKAAYKNALEEKPDFAAAANNLAWLMANESEPDLGEAMRLAMSAKEAFPDDPFIADTLGWVHYKRGSYGLALTQFSTAVEKRPDLPILRYHLALALYKDGQKQAAEKALSECLASEQQFPEREKARELLQKIRGETG